Part of the Cardiobacteriaceae bacterium TAE3-ERU3 genome, CGTCCAATAGGTTCATCAATGTCTCCACCAGCAGTGACATAGCGATGCACTAAGGCTAGATAAGTACGCCCCATACTGCGAGTCTGGAGTTGCTCAACCAAAGATGTATGCGCACGCAGACTGTGTGCAACGACCATTAATCCTGAAGTGTCTTTATCTAATCTATGAACGATGCCCGCCCGTGGCAATTCAGCGGTGGATGGGAAGTGATGTAATAAGGCATTTAACAGTGTACCGTCGCGATTGCCTGCCGCAGGGTGTACGACTAAGCCAGCTGGCTTATTGATGATGATAATGTCGTCATCCTGGTAGCGAATATCAAGCTCAATTGCCTGTGGTTGGTGTATATCATCATTTTGTAATGCGATATTTCCACTGACGACATCACCAGCAACCATGCTGTATTTTGCTTTGACTTTTTCACCGTTACAGCGAACGTCGCCACGCTTGATGCTGTCTTGCCAGCGGCTACGGGAGGCTTCTGGATAAAGTGCGGCCAATAGCATATCAAGGCGGGTGCCATGATCACTTTCGGAAGCGGTATAATCGACATGGATATGGTTTTTTTGTTCGGAGCTTTTGTCTGTAGGCATAGTTTTGCGTTTATA contains:
- the rluD gene encoding 23S rRNA pseudouridine(1911/1915/1917) synthase RluD, with translation MPTDKSSEQKNHIHVDYTASESDHGTRLDMLLAALYPEASRSRWQDSIKRGDVRCNGEKVKAKYSMVAGDVVSGNIALQNDDIHQPQAIELDIRYQDDDIIIINKPAGLVVHPAAGNRDGTLLNALLHHFPSTAELPRAGIVHRLDKDTSGLMVVAHSLRAHTSLVEQLQTRSMGRTYLALVHRYVTAGGDIDEPIGRHHRERVKMAVRSDGKAAITHYRIEERFDDLTLLRVNLETGRTHQIRVHMAHLHHPLVGDTVYGGKPQLPKNVDEEQRKAIADFPRQALHACELRLTHPGTNEAMSFEAELPTDMAELLSVLRTHSPA